The following proteins are encoded in a genomic region of Pseudodesulfovibrio mercurii:
- a CDS encoding ComEA family DNA-binding protein: protein MQKIILSITLAAACLFFAAAAFAQDGVVSFNKASVQELMAIEDIDIPEELAKAIVDYRKANGPFKSAEDMLKVPGMTQDFMEELNPQVTDDGDVIYDPDAEPALAPSKC from the coding sequence ATGCAGAAGATCATCCTCTCCATCACCCTGGCCGCCGCCTGCCTGTTCTTCGCGGCCGCCGCCTTTGCCCAGGACGGCGTCGTCAGCTTCAACAAGGCCTCGGTCCAGGAACTCATGGCCATCGAGGACATCGACATCCCCGAGGAGCTGGCCAAGGCCATCGTGGACTACCGCAAGGCCAACGGTCCCTTCAAGTCCGCCGAGGACATGCTCAAGGTCCCGGGCATGACCCAGGACTTCATGGAGGAGCTCAACCCGCAGGTGACCGACGACGGCGACGTGATCTACGACCCGGACGCCGAGCCCGCCCTGGCGCCGTCCAAGTGCTAG
- a CDS encoding YgeY family selenium metabolism-linked hydrolase encodes MPNKEKYCNLSVALCQELVSLPSLSGEEGDVAKALAATMEANGFHKVTTDRYGNVLGRIKGNKPGPCVLFDGHMDVVPVPDPSAWTQAPFGGDIVDGKIYGRGTSDMKGALSAMVGAAAWFAKETRGKFAGEVCVAGVVHEELFEGIAAREISQAVKPDFVIIGEASELNVKIGQRGRAEIVVETMGVPAHSANPDKGVNAVHLMTDLIREIDKIEAPEQPVLGKGICVLTDIKSTPYPGSSVVPSGCRATYDRRLLVGETPESVLAPINEAIARLAQANPDFKAKAYFAKGYETCYTGVHIQGERFFPGWLFAPETPFVAAALAGLREAGLEPGLSHYSFCTNGSHYAGEAGIRTIGYGPSRENLAHTIDEHVEVDQLHKVTTGYKAIIEALLACE; translated from the coding sequence ATGCCGAACAAGGAAAAGTACTGCAATCTGAGCGTGGCCCTGTGCCAGGAGCTGGTCTCCCTGCCGAGCCTGTCCGGCGAGGAGGGCGACGTGGCCAAGGCCCTGGCCGCGACCATGGAGGCCAACGGCTTCCACAAGGTCACGACCGACCGCTACGGCAACGTCCTGGGGCGCATCAAGGGCAACAAGCCCGGCCCGTGCGTCCTGTTCGACGGGCACATGGACGTGGTTCCGGTGCCCGATCCGTCCGCCTGGACCCAGGCCCCCTTCGGCGGCGACATCGTGGACGGCAAGATCTACGGCCGGGGCACCTCGGACATGAAGGGCGCCCTGTCCGCCATGGTCGGGGCCGCCGCCTGGTTCGCCAAGGAGACCAGGGGCAAGTTCGCGGGCGAGGTCTGCGTGGCGGGCGTGGTCCACGAGGAACTCTTCGAGGGCATCGCCGCGCGCGAAATCTCCCAGGCGGTCAAGCCGGACTTCGTCATCATCGGCGAGGCCTCGGAGCTGAACGTCAAGATCGGCCAGCGCGGCCGGGCCGAGATCGTGGTCGAGACCATGGGCGTGCCCGCCCACTCGGCCAACCCGGACAAGGGCGTCAACGCCGTGCACCTGATGACCGACCTGATCCGCGAGATCGATAAAATCGAGGCCCCGGAACAGCCGGTCCTGGGCAAGGGCATCTGCGTGCTCACGGACATCAAGTCCACGCCCTACCCCGGCTCGTCCGTGGTCCCCAGCGGCTGCCGGGCCACCTACGACCGCCGCCTGCTGGTGGGCGAGACCCCGGAATCCGTCCTGGCCCCCATCAACGAGGCCATCGCGCGCCTGGCCCAGGCCAACCCCGACTTCAAGGCCAAGGCCTACTTCGCCAAGGGGTACGAGACCTGCTACACCGGCGTGCACATCCAGGGCGAGCGCTTCTTCCCGGGCTGGCTGTTCGCCCCCGAGACCCCGTTCGTGGCCGCCGCACTGGCCGGACTCCGCGAGGCCGGGCTCGAACCCGGACTGTCCCACTACTCCTTCTGCACCAACGGCTCCCACTACGCGGGCGAGGCGGGCATCCGCACCATCGGCTACGGCCCGTCGCGTGAAAACCTGGCCCACACCATCGACGAACACGTCGAGGTGGACCAGCTGCACAAGGTCACCACGGGCTACAAGGCGATCATCGAAGCCCTGCTCGCCTGCGAGTAG
- a CDS encoding cation:proton antiporter, translating into MGLATDIILIIVFAFFCGLAAQRLKQPIILGYILAGVLLGPYTGGLTVSGTHEIELLAEIGIALLLFALGLEFSFKDLKPVKFVALIGTPIQMLLTMALGYAVGQIMGLDWKSSLWLGALASFSSTMVLLKTLMNQGWLGTLSSKVMIGMLIVQDLAVVPMMIVLPELNDPVVGLPKLGFALVKAAVFLASMILLGTRLLPWLMARIARLGSRELFLLAIAAIGLGVGYLTYLAGLSFAFGAFVAGMVLSESDFGHQALSDIIPLRDIFGLLFFSSVGMLFDPMFLVHHFREVCWLLAVLCVGKGIIFAVLSRLFGYRNVVPLAVGLGLFQIGEFSFVLARLGLSTGSIDQDLYALILTVTIISMVLTPIVSGQTARLYNLRKRWFRHEQLESSNMPRNGLSGHVIILGAGRVGLEIAQILKRFDMTHVVVELDHRRFEQAKKAGIPAVYGDASQEIVLEAAGLRDAAQLIVTVPDLVTTRAIIQNAKRDNPNLDIIARSTTREHLHDMKELGADEAVLPELEASLEMSRQSLLRLHKSPVEIQRHTDRIRQEFYSVLADSSDEYRELVQFRGAEQQFDLQWIKVPPTSPLAGKSIGESNIRKATGASVVGVVRNGLLKTNPDAAYVLESGDLVAFIGSDEDRSRFCRLSRTEAGVTADCVA; encoded by the coding sequence ATGGGCCTGGCCACGGACATCATCCTGATCATCGTCTTCGCCTTCTTCTGCGGCCTGGCGGCCCAGCGCTTGAAGCAGCCGATCATCCTCGGCTACATACTGGCCGGGGTGCTCCTCGGGCCGTACACCGGCGGGCTGACCGTGTCCGGGACCCACGAGATCGAGCTGCTGGCCGAGATCGGCATCGCGCTCCTGCTCTTCGCCCTGGGACTGGAGTTCTCCTTCAAGGACCTCAAGCCGGTCAAGTTCGTGGCCCTCATCGGCACCCCGATCCAGATGCTCCTGACCATGGCCCTGGGGTACGCCGTGGGCCAGATCATGGGCCTGGACTGGAAGTCCTCCCTGTGGCTCGGGGCCCTGGCCTCCTTTTCGAGCACCATGGTCCTCCTCAAGACCCTGATGAACCAGGGCTGGCTCGGCACCCTGTCCTCCAAGGTCATGATCGGCATGCTCATCGTCCAGGACCTGGCCGTGGTGCCCATGATGATCGTCCTGCCCGAACTGAACGACCCGGTGGTCGGCCTGCCCAAGCTCGGCTTCGCCCTGGTCAAGGCCGCCGTGTTCCTGGCCTCCATGATCCTCCTCGGCACCCGGCTGCTGCCCTGGCTCATGGCCCGCATCGCCCGCCTCGGCTCGCGCGAGCTCTTCCTCCTGGCCATCGCCGCCATCGGCCTGGGCGTGGGCTACCTGACCTACCTGGCCGGGCTGTCCTTCGCCTTCGGGGCCTTCGTGGCGGGCATGGTCCTGTCCGAATCGGACTTCGGCCACCAGGCCCTGTCCGACATCATCCCCCTGCGCGACATCTTCGGGCTGCTCTTCTTCTCCTCCGTGGGCATGCTCTTCGACCCCATGTTCCTGGTCCACCACTTCCGCGAGGTCTGCTGGCTCCTGGCCGTCCTCTGCGTGGGCAAGGGGATCATCTTCGCCGTGCTCTCCCGGCTCTTCGGCTACCGCAACGTGGTCCCTCTGGCCGTGGGACTCGGGCTGTTCCAGATCGGCGAGTTTTCCTTCGTCCTGGCCCGCCTCGGCCTGTCCACCGGGTCCATCGACCAGGACCTCTACGCCCTGATCCTGACCGTGACCATCATCTCCATGGTCCTGACCCCCATCGTCTCGGGCCAGACCGCCCGGCTCTACAACCTGCGCAAGCGCTGGTTCCGCCATGAACAGCTCGAATCCTCGAACATGCCCCGAAACGGCCTGAGCGGCCATGTCATCATCCTCGGCGCGGGCCGCGTGGGCCTGGAGATAGCCCAGATCCTCAAGCGCTTCGACATGACCCACGTGGTCGTGGAACTGGACCACCGCCGTTTCGAACAGGCCAAGAAGGCGGGCATCCCCGCCGTCTACGGCGACGCCAGCCAGGAGATCGTCCTCGAGGCCGCCGGACTGCGCGACGCGGCCCAGCTCATCGTCACCGTGCCCGACCTGGTGACCACCCGGGCCATCATCCAGAACGCCAAGCGCGACAATCCGAACCTCGACATCATCGCCCGGTCCACCACCCGCGAGCACCTCCACGACATGAAGGAACTCGGGGCCGACGAGGCCGTGCTCCCGGAACTCGAGGCCAGCCTGGAAATGTCCCGCCAGTCCCTGCTGCGCCTGCACAAGTCGCCCGTGGAAATCCAGCGGCACACCGACCGCATCCGCCAGGAATTCTACTCCGTGCTGGCCGACTCCTCCGACGAATACCGCGAACTCGTCCAGTTCCGGGGCGCGGAACAACAGTTCGACCTGCAATGGATCAAGGTCCCGCCCACCAGCCCCCTGGCCGGGAAATCCATCGGCGAAAGCAACATCCGCAAGGCCACCGGCGCGTCCGTGGTCGGCGTGGTCCGCAACGGCCTGCTCAAGACTAACCCCGACGCCGCCTACGTCCTTGAATCCGGCGACCTCGTGGCCTTCATCGGCAGCGACGAGGATCGCTCCCGCTTCTGCCGACTCTCCCGCACCGAGGCCGGGGTCACCGCCGACTGCGTGGCGTAG
- a CDS encoding N-acyl-D-amino-acid deacylase family protein has product MSIRIENARIIDGTGSPAMPGGVRVEDGVITHVGPNPPEADQTIDAQGRVVCPGFIDTHSHSDLVVMENPFIWPKIRQGVTTEILGQDGISMAPLPIRHIPAWRKNLSGLEGESDTLDWTWETTDGYLARLEGTGVGANVGYLAPHGNVRMEAMGLDGRPAGLGDLTVLKAVLRRELEAGAFGLSTGLIYPPCTYADQAEMEALCSVAAEFDRPLVIHQRSEADTILESMAEVLDIARHTGVHVHFSHFKICGKYNADKLDRVLGLLDQAADEGLKVTIDQYPYVAGSTMLGAILPPWAHAGGTDKLLERLADEKSRTRMLRDIRDGILGWDNFVAFAGVDGIFVTSVRTPANEDAIGKTLVQLGEMRGKPPLVAALDLLLQEENAVGMVDFYGLEEHVKTFMARPEMNVCTDGLLGGTPHPRTYGAFPRVLGKYVREEQVMPLETAVRKMTGKPAETFHIDKRGLLKPGYHADIVLFDPDTVRDKGTYTEPRQHPTGIDLVMINGTVVHGPDTPATSTPSGRVLRLGR; this is encoded by the coding sequence ATGAGCATCCGCATCGAAAACGCCCGCATCATCGACGGCACCGGCTCCCCGGCCATGCCGGGCGGCGTGCGCGTCGAGGACGGGGTCATCACCCACGTGGGCCCGAACCCGCCCGAGGCGGACCAAACCATCGACGCCCAGGGGCGCGTGGTCTGCCCCGGCTTCATCGACACCCACTCCCACTCCGACCTGGTGGTCATGGAAAACCCGTTCATCTGGCCCAAGATCCGCCAGGGCGTGACCACGGAAATCCTCGGCCAGGACGGCATCTCCATGGCCCCCCTGCCCATCCGGCACATCCCGGCCTGGCGCAAGAACCTGAGCGGCCTGGAGGGCGAGTCCGACACCCTGGACTGGACCTGGGAGACCACCGACGGCTACCTCGCGCGCCTGGAAGGAACCGGCGTGGGCGCCAACGTCGGCTACCTGGCCCCCCACGGCAACGTGCGCATGGAGGCCATGGGCCTGGACGGCCGCCCGGCCGGGCTCGGCGACCTGACCGTGCTCAAGGCCGTGCTCCGCCGCGAACTCGAGGCCGGGGCCTTCGGCCTGTCCACCGGGCTCATCTACCCGCCCTGCACCTACGCGGACCAGGCCGAAATGGAGGCCCTCTGCTCGGTGGCCGCCGAGTTCGACCGCCCCCTGGTCATCCACCAGCGCTCCGAGGCGGATACCATCCTCGAATCCATGGCCGAGGTGCTCGACATCGCCCGGCACACCGGGGTGCACGTGCACTTCTCCCACTTCAAGATCTGCGGCAAGTACAACGCCGACAAGCTCGACCGCGTCCTCGGCCTGCTCGACCAGGCCGCCGACGAGGGCCTCAAGGTGACCATCGACCAGTACCCCTACGTGGCGGGCTCGACCATGCTCGGGGCCATCCTACCCCCCTGGGCCCACGCGGGCGGCACGGACAAGCTCCTGGAACGGCTGGCCGACGAGAAATCCCGCACCCGCATGCTCCGCGACATCCGCGACGGCATCCTCGGCTGGGACAACTTCGTGGCCTTCGCGGGCGTGGACGGCATCTTCGTCACCAGCGTGCGCACCCCGGCCAACGAAGACGCCATCGGCAAGACCCTGGTCCAGCTCGGCGAAATGCGCGGCAAGCCGCCCCTCGTGGCCGCCCTCGACCTCCTGCTCCAGGAGGAGAACGCCGTCGGCATGGTCGACTTCTACGGCCTCGAGGAACACGTCAAGACGTTCATGGCCAGACCGGAAATGAACGTCTGCACCGACGGCCTGCTCGGCGGCACGCCCCACCCGCGCACCTACGGGGCCTTCCCCCGCGTGCTCGGCAAATACGTGCGCGAGGAACAGGTCATGCCGCTGGAAACCGCGGTCCGCAAGATGACCGGCAAGCCCGCCGAGACCTTCCACATCGACAAGCGCGGCCTGCTCAAACCCGGCTACCACGCCGACATCGTCCTGTTCGACCCGGACACCGTGCGCGACAAGGGCACCTACACCGAACCGCGCCAACACCCCACCGGCATCGACCTGGTCATGATCAACGGCACCGTAGTCCACGGACCCGACACCCCGGCCACCTCCACTCCCTCCGGCCGCGTGCTCAGGTTGGGCAGATAA
- a CDS encoding pyridoxal-phosphate dependent enzyme: MLDLTINPQGLESAVACAREKNIIIPTLEQMCHPETIPAAIREKLGSVGLWDLNPLNLFRITWKNEPAVSGGKYAGVNHIELPSSLTGVPARIVMLVGKWFPTGAHKVGAAFGCLAPRLVTGQFDPRKQKAVWPSTGNYCRGGAYDSNLLGCESIAILPEGMSQERFDWLAAVAGETIKTPGSESNVKEIFDKCWELRKSGDDIMIFNQFDDMGNYLWHYTVTGRAMVELIEQLTDDADKRFKGVVLSTGSGGTLASGDYLKQQYAHVKVAACEALQCPTLLNNGFGAHRIEGIGDKHVPWVHNVRNTDMVIAVDDEVPMNLIRLFNEPAGVAALKEHGVPAEIADNLHLLGISSVANMISAVKFAKYYELGEDDVVLSVATDSMEMYQSRLAELTAEKGAYDEQDAAYSRGMLAATTIDNMEELGYYDRKRIHNLKYYTWIEQQGMAFADIQAQWYDEHYWENIQRLAPEVDKLIDAFNAKTGLLEG, from the coding sequence ATGCTTGACCTGACCATCAACCCGCAGGGCCTGGAAAGCGCCGTGGCCTGCGCGCGCGAGAAGAATATCATCATCCCCACCCTGGAACAGATGTGCCACCCGGAGACGATCCCGGCCGCCATCCGGGAGAAGCTCGGCTCCGTCGGGCTGTGGGACCTCAACCCCCTGAACCTGTTCCGCATCACCTGGAAGAACGAGCCCGCCGTCAGCGGCGGCAAGTACGCGGGCGTGAACCACATCGAGCTGCCCTCCTCCCTGACCGGGGTCCCGGCGCGCATCGTCATGCTCGTCGGCAAGTGGTTCCCCACCGGGGCGCACAAGGTCGGCGCGGCCTTCGGCTGCCTGGCCCCGCGCCTGGTCACCGGCCAGTTCGACCCGCGCAAACAGAAGGCGGTCTGGCCGTCCACCGGCAACTACTGCCGGGGCGGTGCCTACGACTCCAACCTGCTCGGCTGCGAGTCCATCGCCATCCTGCCCGAGGGCATGAGCCAGGAGCGCTTCGACTGGCTGGCCGCCGTGGCGGGCGAGACCATCAAAACCCCCGGCTCCGAGTCCAACGTCAAGGAGATCTTCGACAAGTGCTGGGAGCTGCGCAAGTCCGGCGACGACATCATGATCTTCAACCAGTTCGACGACATGGGCAACTACCTCTGGCACTACACCGTGACCGGCCGGGCCATGGTCGAGCTGATCGAGCAGCTGACCGACGACGCGGACAAGCGGTTCAAGGGCGTGGTCCTGTCCACCGGCTCGGGCGGCACCCTGGCCAGCGGCGACTACCTCAAGCAGCAGTACGCCCACGTCAAGGTGGCCGCCTGCGAGGCCCTGCAGTGCCCCACCCTGCTGAACAACGGGTTCGGCGCGCACCGCATCGAGGGCATCGGCGACAAGCACGTGCCCTGGGTGCACAACGTGCGCAACACCGACATGGTCATCGCCGTGGACGACGAGGTGCCCATGAACCTCATCCGGCTGTTCAACGAGCCCGCGGGCGTCGCGGCCCTCAAGGAGCACGGCGTCCCGGCGGAGATCGCCGACAACCTGCACCTGCTGGGCATCTCCTCGGTGGCCAACATGATCTCGGCCGTCAAGTTCGCCAAGTACTACGAGTTGGGCGAGGACGACGTGGTCCTGAGCGTGGCCACGGACTCCATGGAGATGTACCAGAGCCGCCTGGCCGAACTGACCGCCGAGAAGGGCGCGTACGACGAGCAGGACGCCGCCTACTCGCGCGGCATGCTCGCGGCCACGACCATCGACAACATGGAGGAGCTCGGCTACTACGACCGCAAGCGCATCCACAACCTCAAGTACTACACCTGGATCGAGCAGCAGGGCATGGCCTTTGCCGACATCCAGGCCCAGTGGTACGACGAGCACTACTGGGAAAACATCCAGCGGCTCGCCCCGGAGGTGGACAAGCTGATCGACGCCTTCAACGCCAAGACCGGCCTGCTCGAGGGCTAG
- a CDS encoding aryl-sulfate sulfotransferase, with protein sequence MLKLQRWHMALLFGISVMVLSSVAFAYEAITGPTGVLYYNQAMAYQGYTLFDPTVACKTTYLIDMRGNIVHTWQSEYTAGLHSVLLPNGHLLRGGVLPYKKEIGYCGIGGAAGILEEFDWDGKKVWEYKMFIPNKEIQHHTFCRMPNGNTMILGWETLTNDEARKLGRNPLTIPTKPVMSKGIPHDRFWVDFVREVNPEGKTVWEWHIKDHIGTGPKQFDINYALPMPMGEMYATYDWSHFNTVNYIPETDTVVLNSRNLSEFYFINHKTGEMEYRWGNPSAWDPTAKKPSYWNDGSQQMFGNHCATPLKNGHVLVFDNGSERPQDRRSRAIEVDPKTGKIVWEFKTRHTNSFNSHRQGAVQRLKNGNTLITSTHGGHIFEVNPEGRLVWEFVNPISAGKAKAVFHNIDGLPFEAHIDGMANMVHRAYRYGEDYPAFYGKTLTPQGYIAGDDAPRFFRDYHEGAGFGAPAAAPAAAAKAPAKAPAEDDGSDGPTMNAY encoded by the coding sequence GTGCTCAAACTGCAACGCTGGCATATGGCGCTTCTGTTCGGGATCTCCGTGATGGTCCTGAGTTCGGTGGCGTTTGCCTACGAGGCCATCACCGGGCCCACCGGTGTGCTGTACTACAATCAGGCCATGGCCTATCAGGGATACACCCTGTTCGACCCCACGGTGGCCTGCAAGACCACCTATCTCATCGACATGCGCGGCAACATCGTGCACACGTGGCAGAGTGAATACACCGCCGGTCTGCACTCCGTGCTGCTGCCCAACGGCCACCTGCTGCGCGGCGGCGTTCTGCCGTACAAGAAGGAAATCGGCTACTGCGGCATCGGCGGCGCGGCCGGCATCCTGGAAGAGTTCGACTGGGACGGCAAGAAGGTATGGGAATACAAGATGTTCATCCCCAACAAGGAAATCCAGCATCACACCTTCTGCCGCATGCCCAACGGCAACACCATGATCCTGGGCTGGGAAACCCTGACCAATGACGAGGCCCGCAAGCTGGGCCGCAATCCCCTGACCATCCCGACCAAGCCGGTCATGTCCAAGGGCATCCCCCACGACCGTTTCTGGGTGGATTTCGTCCGCGAGGTCAATCCCGAAGGCAAGACCGTCTGGGAATGGCACATCAAGGATCACATCGGCACGGGGCCCAAGCAGTTCGACATCAACTACGCCCTGCCCATGCCCATGGGCGAGATGTACGCCACCTACGACTGGTCCCACTTCAACACCGTCAACTACATCCCCGAGACCGACACCGTGGTCCTGAACTCGCGCAACCTGTCCGAGTTCTACTTCATCAACCACAAGACCGGCGAGATGGAGTACCGCTGGGGCAACCCCTCGGCCTGGGACCCCACCGCCAAGAAGCCGAGCTACTGGAATGACGGTTCCCAGCAGATGTTCGGCAACCACTGCGCCACCCCGCTGAAGAACGGCCATGTGCTCGTCTTCGACAACGGCTCCGAGCGTCCCCAGGACCGCCGGTCCCGCGCCATCGAGGTCGATCCCAAGACCGGCAAGATCGTCTGGGAGTTCAAGACCCGGCACACCAACAGCTTCAACTCCCACCGCCAGGGCGCGGTGCAGCGGCTGAAGAACGGCAACACCCTGATCACCTCCACCCACGGCGGCCACATCTTCGAGGTCAACCCCGAGGGTCGGCTGGTCTGGGAATTCGTCAACCCGATCTCCGCTGGCAAGGCCAAGGCCGTGTTCCACAACATCGACGGTCTGCCCTTCGAGGCCCACATCGACGGCATGGCCAACATGGTGCACCGGGCCTACCGCTACGGCGAGGACTACCCGGCCTTCTACGGCAAGACCCTGACCCCGCAGGGCTACATCGCGGGCGACGACGCGCCGCGTTTCTTCCGCGACTACCACGAGGGCGCCGGTTTCGGTGCTCCGGCGGCGGCTCCGGCCGCTGCGGCCAAGGCTCCGGCCAAGGCCCCGGCGGAGGACGACGGCAGCGACGGTCCGACCATGAACGCCTACTAG
- a CDS encoding aryl-sulfate sulfotransferase, translating to MKRREFLTGAAVATAATLVNPLKALSFPTVFPHGTTIYKPEKCWGGYTVFGTEVESEGTVLIDMNGNVVRQWKDICQAEHPPKMLKGGYLAGSKRPAPDKKGRVWDDPDSTDLVVVDWNDKVVRSIPRAGMHHDYQFEGNPVGYHVPGMPVANYKGKMLILSHKFVHNQFISDKELYDDYIAEVDADGKIIWDWLASEHFDEMDFPLDFKKTMYKYPTFSMTRTPGRKGGDWIHVNAASYLGPNKWWDEDKEKYAVFNPDNIIISCRQTNTSFIIDKATKKVVWQVGPEFYGDSMWTFGGKEYKRALSKLEQIIGQHHTHMIPKGLPGEGNILIYDNGGYAGYGKRNPGAPVGWSDARRDYSRVIEFDPRTLKMVWEHSAKQMGMRNKYQFYSDYVSSAQRLPNGNTLITNGAVGQFQEVTPDHEIVWEYISPYYTQNGKYNLVYRAYRVPYDYVPQLKKPTEIKVTPPDNTTFRIKAG from the coding sequence ATGAAGAGACGTGAATTCCTTACCGGTGCAGCCGTGGCAACCGCGGCAACGCTGGTCAATCCCCTGAAGGCCTTGTCCTTCCCCACGGTCTTCCCCCACGGTACGACCATCTACAAGCCCGAGAAGTGCTGGGGCGGCTACACGGTCTTCGGCACCGAAGTGGAATCCGAGGGCACCGTGCTCATCGATATGAACGGCAACGTGGTCAGGCAGTGGAAGGACATCTGCCAGGCCGAACATCCGCCCAAAATGCTCAAGGGCGGCTACCTGGCGGGCTCCAAGCGCCCGGCCCCGGACAAGAAGGGCCGCGTCTGGGACGACCCGGACTCCACCGACCTGGTGGTCGTGGACTGGAACGACAAGGTGGTCCGCAGCATTCCCCGCGCGGGCATGCACCACGACTACCAGTTCGAGGGCAACCCCGTGGGCTACCACGTCCCGGGCATGCCGGTGGCCAACTACAAGGGCAAGATGCTCATCCTGTCCCACAAGTTCGTCCACAACCAGTTCATCTCCGACAAGGAACTCTACGACGACTACATCGCCGAGGTGGACGCCGACGGCAAGATCATCTGGGACTGGCTCGCCTCCGAGCACTTCGACGAGATGGACTTCCCCCTGGACTTCAAGAAGACCATGTACAAGTATCCGACCTTCTCCATGACCCGCACTCCGGGCCGCAAGGGCGGCGACTGGATTCACGTCAACGCCGCCTCCTATCTCGGCCCCAACAAGTGGTGGGACGAGGACAAGGAGAAGTACGCGGTCTTCAACCCGGACAACATCATCATCTCCTGCCGCCAGACCAACACCAGCTTCATCATCGACAAGGCGACGAAGAAGGTCGTCTGGCAGGTGGGCCCCGAGTTCTACGGCGATTCCATGTGGACCTTCGGCGGCAAGGAGTACAAGCGCGCCCTGTCCAAGCTCGAACAGATCATCGGCCAGCACCACACCCACATGATCCCCAAGGGTCTGCCGGGCGAGGGCAACATCCTGATCTATGACAACGGCGGCTACGCTGGCTACGGCAAGCGCAACCCCGGCGCGCCCGTGGGCTGGTCCGACGCCCGCCGCGACTACTCCCGCGTCATCGAGTTCGACCCGCGCACCCTGAAGATGGTCTGGGAGCACTCGGCCAAGCAGATGGGCATGCGCAACAAGTACCAGTTCTACTCCGACTACGTGTCCTCGGCCCAGCGGCTGCCCAACGGCAACACGCTGATCACCAACGGCGCCGTCGGACAGTTCCAGGAAGTCACCCCGGACCACGAGATCGTCTGGGAATACATCAGCCCGTACTACACCCAGAACGGCAAGTACAACCTGGTCTACCGCGCCTACCGCGTGCCCTACGACTACGTGCCGCAGCTCAAGAAGCCCACGGAAATCAAGGTCACGCCTCCGGACAACACCACCTTCCGGATCAAGGCGGGCTAA
- a CDS encoding sigma-54-dependent transcriptional regulator: MPEKILLVDDEQELLAVLKRSLGRQGYVVDTASTGQEAWKALSETAYDLVVSDLAMEPMSGLELLKQIRTIDHIQPFIIMTGAGTIETAVEAIKLGAYHYITKPFKTQELALLARRAIEYGRLHRKLETFSEREQQADSGAMVIGNNALMQQMMTMVEKVSDSDVSILIQGETGTGKSLFARRIHNASSRADKPFFTIDCGALSENLLESELFGHVKGAFTGAIRAKRGLLEEAQGGTIFLDEIGELTPSTQVKLLRAIQEKEIKPVGGNTPITVDVRFLSATSRNLEEAVEAGEFRKDLYYRLAVIPLHLPALRNRQEDMVLFVGHFVHKFNVRYNKKVQSLTPGAMQTLRDSPWKGNIRELENVIERAVLLAEGQTISVEDLCAHPICFPETEGGEEGAVSLKQAVKNAEIKAIRQALAAAEGNRSKAAKILGIGRRTLYDKIESYDI, translated from the coding sequence ATGCCCGAAAAGATATTGCTGGTCGATGACGAGCAGGAGCTGCTCGCCGTGCTGAAGCGGTCCCTGGGCCGCCAGGGATACGTGGTGGATACGGCCTCCACCGGCCAGGAGGCCTGGAAGGCCTTGTCCGAGACCGCCTACGACCTGGTGGTCAGCGACCTGGCCATGGAGCCCATGAGCGGGCTCGAACTGCTCAAGCAGATCCGGACCATCGACCACATCCAGCCGTTCATCATCATGACCGGTGCCGGGACCATCGAGACCGCGGTGGAGGCCATCAAGCTCGGGGCCTACCACTACATCACCAAGCCGTTCAAGACCCAGGAGCTGGCCCTGCTGGCCCGCCGGGCCATCGAGTACGGCCGCCTGCACCGCAAGCTCGAGACCTTCAGCGAGCGCGAGCAGCAGGCGGATTCCGGGGCCATGGTCATCGGCAACAACGCCCTCATGCAGCAGATGATGACCATGGTCGAGAAGGTCTCGGACTCGGACGTGTCCATCCTCATCCAGGGCGAGACCGGAACGGGCAAGTCCCTGTTCGCCCGGCGCATCCACAACGCCAGCTCCAGGGCCGACAAGCCGTTCTTCACCATCGACTGCGGGGCCCTGTCCGAGAACCTCCTGGAGAGCGAGCTGTTCGGCCACGTCAAGGGCGCCTTTACCGGGGCCATCCGGGCCAAGCGCGGCCTGCTCGAGGAGGCCCAGGGCGGGACCATCTTCCTGGACGAGATCGGCGAGCTGACCCCGTCCACACAGGTCAAGCTCCTGCGGGCCATCCAGGAGAAGGAGATCAAGCCCGTGGGCGGCAACACGCCCATCACCGTGGACGTGCGCTTCCTGTCGGCCACCAGCCGCAACCTGGAGGAGGCCGTGGAGGCAGGGGAGTTCCGCAAGGACCTCTACTACCGGCTGGCGGTCATCCCCCTGCACCTGCCCGCCCTGCGCAACCGCCAGGAGGACATGGTCCTGTTCGTGGGCCATTTCGTGCACAAGTTCAACGTCCGCTACAACAAGAAGGTCCAGTCCCTGACCCCGGGGGCCATGCAGACCCTGCGCGACTCCCCGTGGAAGGGCAACATCCGCGAGCTGGAGAACGTCATCGAGCGGGCCGTGCTCCTGGCCGAGGGTCAGACCATCAGCGTGGAGGACCTCTGCGCCCACCCCATCTGCTTCCCCGAGACCGAGGGCGGCGAGGAGGGCGCGGTCTCCCTGAAGCAGGCCGTGAAGAACGCCGAGATCAAGGCCATCCGCCAGGCCCTGGCCGCCGCCGAGGGCAACCGCTCCAAGGCGGCCAAGATCCTCGGCATCGGCCGCCGCACCCTGTACGACAAGATCGAATCCTACGACATTTAG